In Aethina tumida isolate Nest 87 chromosome 2, icAetTumi1.1, whole genome shotgun sequence, the DNA window ttaaaaataatccccAAAACTATCAAcattcacaatattttaattgtctctATTTGTGtacaattatacaaattatatattagtaCTACATGTACTTTTTACCACACAAACTATTACAACTCATATCAAATTCCATTAAGATGGTTGGTTTTTCatcaaattgattaaattagtaGTCAGTAAATTTAGCATCTATttgtaactaataaataaatcttcaatatataatatattaaaaggtgATATTGAAAGTTGAATATggcagatatttaaatttatataccctCAATATGCAGTTCTAGGctgagtaaatatttatgcagtctataaatattttgaaatgtttaacttataaaattagtcTGCAGAGTAGTGCTTTTTATAACAGGATGTGGGTGATAttgcaaaattatatttgtattatatataatcattctattaagatttatttttaatttttatttacattttatatacttaattaaatttcctacATGTGCGATCTCTAGATACTTTTCTAACATCTTACctgatatttaaatgtttgtgaCGATCATTTCTTAGGaacttttttttacttttacttttaaaagttttaaattttagtactgTAAATATATCGCagttctgaaatttttatttttcctttataCCCCTGTTAAAATACAgataacttataaattaaaacacaaaaaacctCATTGAGCATCAAGATTTAAAGACTGTTTTCAAAGCGATGGTGCacatctttatttaaaaaaaaaaatctaaattctattctattctattctatttacAGTTTGATTTAAGAACTTAAAACAGCTTTTCTTTATAAGACCCTCTTTTACACACTACCTAAGGTAAATGTTTTGTTGATTAAAACTCATAtacaataatagtaatatatatatatttttttttgagctGAACACgtatagaaaataaagttatcaataataacaaaatatgaggataacatgtattttttatatatttttatatttgatatgtatttactatatattttgtcaaatttttgcTTATTATCATGTTGCCCCAAATTTATGTTGTCAAAGATTTCATTCAGCATCACAGCACACAGGTTTGCTTGACTACAATTCAAAAAAAGGTTTGACATAAAAcccatattttcatttaaccgTCTTTGTCGTTGGGCTAATGAgaattcataatatattttcaaaatttctgtCATTAAAGAACATTTCTCGAAAacagttcaattaatttaaatacattaatatgtttaaaaaaataaacatgcaTTTAAAATGGCTAATTTGTGGCCCAAAGGACCCCTATCTCTTTAggaacttattttattttaatggattAGGTATGAATGCGAAACAACAAGCAATTGGAAGTATACCCCATAAACAATTGGTAATCTCATAGATGACATGCAGAAGAGGTGTTAAGCAGTCATCGATACCCATGGAGGACAAAcgtcgtaaatatttttaataaatatttttttttattttttacttatctttaattatttttatttcatatatactGGGACACCCAAAATACTTTGTGATTCAAGATGGAAATATCtccttaattatattatctatTCACCAATACCGAGTCAAAGACGTCgagatttttgttaattaatcccATTCGAACTGGGACGATACATCGGATTTAGGGAGTGCAATCTTTCCATCAGAGAAATTGTCTCCCAAAAATAGGTGTGATTGAACATAATTTGGAAGCTGCTTTGTTAAATCCTGACTTTCCTTATTGATGAACATttgattagattttatttcatatatactGGGACACCCAAAATACTTTGTGATTTAAGATGGAAATACCtccttaattatattatctatTCACCAATACCGAGTCAAAGACGTCaagatttttgttaattaatcccATTCGAACTGGGACGATACATCGGATTTAGGGAGTGCGATCTTTCCATCACAGAAATTGTCTCCCAAAAATCGGTGTGTTTGAACATAATTTGAAGCTACTTTGTTAAATCCTGACTTTCCTTATTGATGAACATTAGATTTCGTATTATATAATTCCTAtaagacaatttattattagtaaattaatttcattcagCTAATAATCTGCTCTTGGTCAGGCGCAATATTTGGACGTTACCTAACATGACAGCGTTCTTGAAACTCTATTTTTAGTGTAAATCATttctctttttaaatttacctaGTAAATCTGTAGCAGTATGCTACTAGTataaaagtgtatttttttagtatttcttATTTGACTCTTAAGCTTTTTGAGGGGTGTTagtctcattttttattttttttacagtaattaaaaaatgcgaAAAACCTGGAAAAAGCCTGTAATTACATAGGACAGGACAACAGTCCTCGTCAGTCATGCTCATCAAAGAATATCGTATTCCTCTACCGCTTACGGTAGAGGAATACAGGATTGCTCAGCTCTACATGATAGCGGTGAGTAGCTATTTAGTGTAAATTATCTCATTTCATTCATAAACGTGtttcacatctatttaaattcatttctcctcattattgaatatacgaaatttttattatcatttaaaagaaattattgtaaatgtttaaactgtTATATTGTGTCCTACAAATGTTGTACATATATGTAAAATCAGAGtaagaaataattgttttaggtGAGAAAATCTGCATCCCGCACATCGCCAAAACGGCACAACAATTACATGGGAATtattacagtaaaaattttgtgatcgaaaaatattattattatttttaaagtgcgGTGTGTAGCTTTATTGTAAAGCACCGAGTTTCAAAGGCTGAGGCTGTCAAATCAAAAGTTTTTTCATGCAGGAATTTTAGGCTCATGAATGGtcaaaagaaaagaaatgtaactcaaaaaataatgtttttttttaaaaatttaatgttttcatgTACTTGCACTGCAATGTCATTGACATTAAACGGTTAATTCTGTCGATTCCGAAGTGTTCTTAGTACTGAAATTTCGGGCTTTTTATGATCTAATTTCGGcccaaagtaaaaattttgggctGGAAAAATAACGAAAAGATGGGGAGATGTAGCTTAATCGTAAAAGTAGACCCCACATAGAGTTTCTGGGATTGGGGATATGGAATcctgtgttttttttttctcgttAACATTAAACGATTAATTCTATTGATTACTGAAATTATACagaattacttaatattacaaaaaaacaacaacttgGAGCTTTGTTTAGTATATAAGAAGCCTGAAGTTCGCATACTGTGAActttttttttgcaatttgGCCCGCAGATTTGAAGTGGTTTCTATACTTGttctaatttaaacaaatttaaatttttgcacACCATCCCtttctgttaaattaaaagtgattCGTGTTTTTGATTCGTTTATTAATGGTTAGTTATAAGTGATATAGTTTTGTTATATCAACAATAAACACCAAAGAAGTATCATCAAGTTTCTCCACCAACAAAGTTCTTATTAGCGTTTCTATTCACAAAAcccaaaacaatattttaaaatattttatacttgaaGTTTTCcactatcaattaaaattaaaatattgagattaacttgaatttttaaacatctGAATGTTTGATTTGAATTCATTTACatctaaatttagaaatattaaaagccCTTGTGCCTTATTGATTGACATATTATGGCatccatataaaatttaatgttttctacTTAGAGGAACTAATCAATTCCCTATATGGCTTccataaattagaattaatagaaatctgtaaataactaaaataattttcgataTTTGTCCGTttctttactaaaatattaattattatgattataaattcaataattaatttaattcaatttgtaatttttgttaaatactttatttgtttattttgtattgtaaacTATTCTTCTTCGGtgcatcaaaaatttaatgctccatattatttgcatttaaatagtattaacttgattaatttaattcaatttgtaatttttgttaaatactttatttgtttattttatattataaactattcttcgatacatcaaaaatataaggctccattttatttgcatttaaatagaattaactggacttactatttattaataaagtgtatatttgctaatttcagaaaaaaagcAGGGAAGAAAGCAGTGGAGCTGGGAGTGGTGTCGAAATTCTTATAAATGAACCGTATAAAGATGGACCTGGCGGACAAGGACAATATACCAAGAAAATTTATCACGTAGGAAGTCATTTACCAGgtaaatacatatacatatacatatacatatacatatacatatacatatacatatacatatacatatacatatacatatacatatacatatacatatacatatacatatacatatacatatacatatacatatacatatacatatacatatacatatacatatacatatacatatacatatacatatacagctttaacagttttataacataatatttttaaaaataaacactatTTACAATGACACAcgttgataatatattttaaatttaaaggatgGATCAAAGGAATATTACCAAAGACAGTGTTAATGGTGGAAGAAGAGGCGTGGAATGCGTACCCATATACAAAAACAAGATACACATGTCCTTTTGTGGAAAAATTTTCTCTAGAAATTGAGACATATTATTTTCCTGATAATGGACACCAAGAAAATGTATTCAAGTTAACTGGAAGCGATTTTCGAAACCGGATCGTAGGTAAAATATTACCCTAATaacagtaatattaaatatacaaacaaatcattcaattttgtATCAGATGTAATCGACGTAGTAAAGGATCAACTTTACGGAGCTGATTATGTACAGGAAGAAGATccacaatattatatatctgAAAAATCTGGAAGAGGACCTCTCAATGCTGAATGGTTAGAGGAATATTGGGATGAAGTTAAAGGCAAAGAACAACCGTTACCAAGCGGGAAATCTTTGATGTGTGCTTATAAGTTATGTAGAGTCGAATTCAGATATTGGGGCATGCAaaccaaaattgaaaaatttattcacgACGTTGGTAAGggaatcaacttattcttaacAAATTGGTTTGATTTCATTCTAATGTTTTAGCTTTACGAAAAACTATGTTGCGAGCACACAGACAGGCTTGGGCTTGGCAAGATGAATGGCATGGATTAACAATGGCAGATATAAGAGAAATCGAAAAACAAACACAACTTGctctaaaaagaaaaatgggCCAGATTGAAGATGAAataggtattttatttatcaattcataaaaaaacgattaaaatttaacataatatatttaaaatttcagatgAGGATGACAACTTAAATAATAGTACATCTAAGGAAGATCCTGGCAAAACATTGGCTGCCACTCTAGGCAGTATAGAGGTATCAGAGGACAGCCCTCTGCTAAGcaaaaacaacaacatacCAACCATTCAAACAGCAACCAGTTCGGATGCAGATTTATCCCCAGAAGAAGATatgaaattaacattaaagtatGAGGCCTTACACTgctattcttttattaaactagTATCAAAATagcgtattattttatattttatagtactATAGACATCCTATTTTACTTTGTCTACAAagagtataaattaatttttaataggcGTGAAGATAAATGGCAACCATCAAGAGGATTGCATTCACCAAGCTCATCTTCCGTAAAAAGTTTTGATTTACAAGTTGCTAATTGGAGAATTGAAAGCTTAGGAAGAGATTCAGAGTCTGCATCTGATGAAGAATTTTTCGACTGCGAAGGTCAGTAACTTCATTATCTTTAATACGTAACTGATACTAACATTTGCAGACATAGCAGATTCATCATCATTGGCAAAGTGGAGTTCATTAGATCTTTTAGTTGAAGAAGATGACTCGACCTCTCCAACTGTTGTAATAGAGAGAAATGGTAAACCTATTTCAAtctattatagtttttaatgtttagtaatataattatttttcagatgACAGTATATTTTCTCCAACATTCCTACAAAGAGTGGCTAGTGAAAGAAGTAACAGGAAGGCGCTACACAGAGGAAAAGTAAATTCACTTGATGCTTCATGTCCAGAATCTCCCAGCGCTTCTCCTGCTCATCTTCCATGTAATACTACAGTATTATTGTTAGTTCTTCATGCAGGAAGTGTTTTAggtgaattatattttctttgaatacaagtgtttaatataatagtgCAACAtattcaatcatatttttGTAGACGCAAATGTGGACATGACTGCAAAGAAGTCTGATGTGACCACATTTCGAGGAGCATTTGAATCAGTTATGCGCCAGCATTATCCTTCTTTGGTAGGTCACATTGCAATAAGATTAGTATCTTGTCCATCCATATGTACAGAGGGATTGGCAATACTTTCAAGGTAAATTGGAAGTAataatcttataaaaatatatcaatacgTCTTTTAGTTTAAGTCCCTATAGTTTTGACGTATCCCCGTCCTGTCTAGACGTACCGCAAGTTACTCATGATTCCATTCCTATTGGTGCTATTCCTGTTTTGGCTACATCTACTCATGACTACCAAGATGCTGTGTCAAGGACAATCAATGCTGCAAATACAGCATATCAAGGTATTTTAAGTGAAATGCTTAATAGACTATTAAAAatcgtttatttattgtagacTTTATTAAATCCGAGGAAGGTCAAGGATTTACAGGACAAATTTGCTTTGTCGCCGACTCAATCGGTTCTATTTTGGGTTATGATGCTCTTTGCCGCACCACAAAATACGCTTCAAGACATGGAAGTGAAAACAGCATATTAGATAATGATGATTGTGGACGaggtaataaattagttaatagataataaatttaatttgtcacaattagaatttttattaaatgttagaGGAAAGTATTCGTTAAGTATTTTAACAATACTGAATGTAAAAATTACCGTAAATTTCCCATGGATGtgtgtaacattttttaaagaaaatctaaCTATTCCActggattaataaatatttaatcaattttagctagtagtatttactttattattggCGATGTATTTTTAGATGAAGTACAGGTAAACGAAACAGGTCATTTGATAGCACCTTCACCTCGTAGAAGGTCTTCATCCACCAGCGATCCGTCAggacaaattaaattggattttGATGTGTCAGATTTCTTTATGTTTGGAAGTCCTTTAGCATTAGTTCTTgcatatagaaaaatatctgCATCTGATGAAAAAACCAGTAAGTTTTGGACCAtgtctattttataatatacatataacgGGAGCAAAATGTTATTAGGCTGTTAATTACAGAAAATGTGTTTTGTAAAGGACAAGAAtctataattagattttaacatcgttttgaattattattattattaataatataataatttacattaaactcCTGTTATCAtactattgaaaatattttccattaatataatcatattatattattataattagtttgttATCATACTACaagttattgaaaaaatattacttaaaatttaataactgttacAGATAATATAACCCGTCCAAGttgtttacaagtttacaataTGTTCCATCCAACTGATCCTGTAGCTGCAAGATTGGAACCTCTTTTGTCTGCTCGTTTTTCAATATTACCGCCGGTTAACGTTGCACGATACGCCAAATATCCGTTAGGAAATGGTCAGCCTTATCATCTGCGTAAGttaattttcagttatgtttttTTTGAGATACGCTTTTGCTAatacaactaataatttttattaatatgcacTCAAATCTATTTAATAACTTCCTTATTATAGTTGAAATACTTCAAACAAATCCCCAAATATTTAGTGATAACGCTCAACCACGCCGTTTATCTGAAGTATCAATTCAGAGTACCGTTTCTggaattattgataatattccTCTGCAAGCTATTAACACCCGTGAGTATACTGTTGTACGGTCTTCAAGTTCCATGTTGCATGTGTAGTTGTCAaccattcataaaatttatttagttcatttaGCCTATTTatctatgttaaattaatctgtatctttacattaatttatcctttatgtaaatttgtgaaaaaacaaaaatattattcagtgatcatacttaatttataagtctttcataaaattttaatttgttaaagcCTATGCGAGCCgcaattaaatacttatttaaaaggtatgcaaaaaagatattaaataaatctttttacagaaattatatctattgaaaacataaataaaagaacaaaatatgtgtattgtacttaataactttaatattaaaaattaaacacacaataataattctttaaaatttatcgaaAACCATATGTTGGCCGCCACCCATGTTATATAATGTCTATGTAGCCtctccaaaattaaaatacaccaaaaaaaatgaaaatcaattagagcataatatttttctaataaaattgtttattctgATCCAATAAACTAAATGaatatagaaattaaacaaataaatgacaATAAAGGCACAAGgaaaaacaatacaatacGTATATACGTAATTAAGCTTTCTTTCATTTAATTGATCgtgaaaaagtttttttttgttgaagtTACATCCAATATTGGTTTACAACTAACTATACGACAATATATCATAAAACTTATCAGcactaataaaaagtaaataacaatagacgttattatattttatatttcttatatataaaattctcgtATCACAGTTTTCGTTCCCATACTCCTCCGAAACGACTTGACCGATTCTCATGAAATTTCGTGAGCGTATTGAGTAGGTCTGAGAATCGGCCAACATCTATTTTTCATCCCCCTAAATGTTAGGGGTAGTCCACccctaaattttttttttattttttagacagttgtcaagattgtcaatgattTACGAGTTTCGAACCGAAACTGATCAATATCAATCAATAACTGtcatattaactattaatcaTTCCTACACGAGCTGAACGCAATGAAGTCAGAAGATTAGAACAACGACAATCACGCCGTTTCACAGTCAATAGACGCAGAACAAATGACCAACAACGACAACAGGTATCTGATTCATTCCTGCGTCTAGCATTCCAGTATGAGCccgatattgaatattatgctCATTCAAAAGTGGTAATTGGTGCTATGGACAAGGAATGTCCGCATTGTCATGCtgtgaaattcaaaaatgagcCAGCTGGGATGTGTTGCGCGTCAGGAAAAGTGCAACTACCTGAAATTGAAACACCACCTGAACCATTGAACGGTTTACTTATCGGCACGGATCCAGATTCTAACGTGTTCCTGAAGTCAATTCGAACATTCAATTCATGCTTTCAAATGACATCGTTCGGAGCAACAGAAATAGTTCGAAATACTAATGCAAATGGTCAACATTACAATTCTACATTCAAAATCAGAGGCCAAGTTTATCATAAAATGGGCTCACTGCTGCCAATGCCAAACGAACCACATAAATTCTTACAAATCTACTTTATGGACGGCGAGGATTCCGGAAGCGCACTTGCCAATCGCGTGAATACACGTTGTGATTATAATAACCTTGATTCATTTTATGCCAGACGCATCGTCAGCGAGCTAGATGCTCTATTGAACGAGCACAActaattgttgaaaatattcaaatcacaTATGCACCAATTACAAAGCGATAATCACGCTATCGTCATTAATCCTGATAAAACACCGGCTGGAGAGCATATTCGTAGATTCAATGCACCAGTTGTTGATGATGTTGCTGGAATCATGGTTGGCGATTGTACAGCTGCACGAGAAATTGTGATTCGTAGAAGAAATAATCTTCAGTTCATTACTGACACACATCGTTCATATGACGCTCTCCAATATCCGCTAATATTCTTAAAGGGACAAGACGGATATtgcataaacataaaacaacgAGATCCCGTATCAGGTACTTCATTGATTATGAATTTgatcattaatcatttaacaaaacaattaaattattgaacgtaataaatttaaattaatttttatgaacaaatattaCAGGAGCTGAAACAAACAAGAACGTTAGCTCAAAGGATTATTATGCGTACCGATTAATGATTAGGCGTGGCCTGGACAACGTCATTCTACGATGTCGTGAGCTTTGTCAACAATTCATGGTCGACATGTACGCGAAGATTGAGAGCGAACGACTACGATACTTACGATATAATCAACTAAAGCTGCGCGCGGAAGAATACATTCATTTGCGAGACGCTATCACAACAACGCCGACGTCGCCGAAATTGGTAACCATGTCATTTTACCATCATCGTACGTAGGAAGTCCACGTCATATGCAAGAATATATACAGGATGGTTTGACATTCGTGCGCGAATATGGACGACCATGTTTATTTATCACGTTCACATGTAATCCAAAATGGCCAGAGATTGCATCTTTGCTACTGCCTGGCCAAAATGCAATACATCGCCATGACATTACAGCACGTGTGTTCAGACAAAAGTTGAAGTCTTTAATAAGTTTCATTACTAAATTACATGTATTCGGTCCCACACGTTGCTGGCTGTATTCGGTTGAGTGGCAAAAGCGAGGATTACCTCATGCACACATTTTGGTATGGTTAATTGACAAAATCCGTCCTGAAGAAATCGATAGTATCATTTCTGCGGAAATTCCAGATCCATCCACTGACCAACTGCTGTTTGATATTGTTACAACAAACATGATTCATGGTCCATGTGGTACTCTTAACAGTTCATCGCCTTGCATGGCAAATGgaaaatgtactaaaaatttCCCTAAAGATTTTACCAATGATACGGTCACAAATGTCGACGGATACCCAATATATCGTCGAAGAAATCCTGATAATGGCGgacaatcatttattaaaaatatcatcaacACAGACATTGATATTGACAATCGTTGGGTGGTGCCATATTCGCCTCTGCTGAGCAAGACATATAATGCTCATATTAATGTTGAGTTCTGCAGTTCTGTGAAGAGCATCAAATACATTTGCAAGTATGTCCATAAAGGCAGTGATATGGCTGTGTTTAGAGTGGAAAATACTAATGTGAATGCTCCTCCagtgaataaaaacaatgaaataacgCTCTACCAAATTGGTCGGTACATCAGCTCCAAT includes these proteins:
- the LOC109605849 gene encoding protein retinal degeneration B-like isoform X4, coding for MLIKEYRIPLPLTVEEYRIAQLYMIAKKSREESSGAGSGVEILINEPYKDGPGGQGQYTKKIYHVGSHLPGWIKGILPKTVLMVEEEAWNAYPYTKTRYTCPFVEKFSLEIETYYFPDNGHQENVFKLTGSDFRNRIVDVIDVVKDQLYGADYVQEEDPQYYISEKSGRGPLNAEWLEEYWDEVKGKEQPLPSGKSLMCAYKLCRVEFRYWGMQTKIEKFIHDVALRKTMLRAHRQAWAWQDEWHGLTMADIREIEKQTQLALKRKMGQIEDEIDEDDNLNNSTSKEDPGKTLAATLGSIEVSEDSPLLSKNNNIPTIQTATSSDADLSPEEDMKLTLKREDKWQPSRGLHSPSSSSVKSFDLQVANWRIESLGRDSESASDEEFFDCEDIADSSSLAKWSSLDLLVEEDDSTSPTVVIERNDDSIFSPTFLQRVASERSNRKALHRGKVNSLDASCPESPSASPAHLPCNTTVLLLVLHAGSVLDANVDMTAKKSDVTTFRGAFESVMRQHYPSLVGHIAIRLVSCPSICTEGLAILSSLSPYSFDVSPSCLDVPQVTHDSIPIGAIPVLATSTHDYQDAVSRTINAANTAYQDFIKSEEGQGFTGQICFVADSIGSILGYDALCRTTKYASRHGSENSILDNDDCGRDEVQVNETGHLIAPSPRRRSSSTSDPSGQIKLDFDVSDFFMFGSPLALVLAYRKISASDEKTNNITRPSCLQVYNMFHPTDPVAARLEPLLSARFSILPPVNVARYAKYPLGNGQPYHLLEILQTNPQIFSDNAQPRRLSEVSIQSTVSGIIDNIPLQAINTLQQKWWGGKRMDYALYCPEGLSNFPTNALPHLFHASYWESCDVIAFILRQVGGIEVTPLTGTEDREPSFKPGQPREKWNKKRTSVKVKNVAANHRANDVIVKEGAPQTLVARFMYGPLDMITLTGEKVDIHVMRDVPSGEWIQIATEITDKTGRVTYTIPDDKSLGYGLFPIKMVVRGDHTSVDFFLAVVPPKTECVVFSIDGSFTASMSVTGRDPKVRAGAVDVVRHWQELGYLIIYTTGRPDMQHRRVVSWLSQHNFPHGLISFADGLSTDPLGHKAAYLKNLIEKHGLVIYSAYGSAKDISVYTSLGLKQKQIFIVGKASKKQAGQATILTEGYAAHLTMLMSYGGTRPAQGNARMVIPRGYFGLPGQGFSRRRSHDTGISSPIRNSGFLKRKVYITHV
- the LOC109605849 gene encoding protein retinal degeneration B-like isoform X1; its protein translation is MLIKEYRIPLPLTVEEYRIAQLYMIAKKSREESSGAGSGVEILINEPYKDGPGGQGQYTKKIYHVGSHLPGWIKGILPKTVLMVEEEAWNAYPYTKTRYTCPFVEKFSLEIETYYFPDNGHQENVFKLTGSDFRNRIVDVIDVVKDQLYGADYVQEEDPQYYISEKSGRGPLNAEWLEEYWDEVKGKEQPLPSGKSLMCAYKLCRVEFRYWGMQTKIEKFIHDVALRKTMLRAHRQAWAWQDEWHGLTMADIREIEKQTQLALKRKMGQIEDEIDEDDNLNNSTSKEDPGKTLAATLGSIEVSEDSPLLSKNNNIPTIQTATSSDADLSPEEDMKLTLKREDKWQPSRGLHSPSSSSVKSFDLQVANWRIESLGRDSESASDEEFFDCEDIADSSSLAKWSSLDLLVEEDDSTSPTVVIERNDDSIFSPTFLQRVASERSNRKALHRGKVNSLDASCPESPSASPAHLPCNTTVLLLVLHAGSVLDANVDMTAKKSDVTTFRGAFESVMRQHYPSLVGHIAIRLVSCPSICTEGLAILSSLSPYSFDVSPSCLDVPQVTHDSIPIGAIPVLATSTHDYQDAVSRTINAANTAYQDFIKSEEGQGFTGQICFVADSIGSILGYDALCRTTKYASRHGSENSILDNDDCGRDEVQVNETGHLIAPSPRRRSSSTSDPSGQIKLDFDVSDFFMFGSPLALVLAYRKISASDEKTNNITRPSCLQVYNMFHPTDPVAARLEPLLSARFSILPPVNVARYAKYPLGNGQPYHLLEILQTNPQIFSDNAQPRRLSEVSIQSTVSGIIDNIPLQAINTLQQKWWGGKRMDYALYCPEGLSNFPTNALPHLFHASYWESCDVIAFILRQVGGIEVTPLTGTEDREPSFKPGQPREKWNKKRTSVKVKNVAANHRANDVIVKEGAPQTLVARFMYGPLDMITLTGEKVDIHVMRDVPSGEWIQIATEITDKTGRVTYTIPDDKSLGYGLFPIKMVVRGDHTSVDFFLAVVPPKTECVVFSIDGSFTASMSVTGRDPKVRAGAVDVVRHWQELGYLIIYTTGRPDMQHRRVVSWLSQHNFPHGLISFADGLSTDPLGHKAAYLKNLIEKHGLVIYSAYGSAKDISVYTSLGLKQKQIFIVGKASKKQAGQATILTEGYAAHLTMLMSYGGTRPAQGNARMVIPRGYFGLPGQGFSRRRRSAKRATSYPISTDIPQTIERSLSTRRYQLPKPTVTIGNHGST
- the LOC109605849 gene encoding protein retinal degeneration B-like isoform X5, which translates into the protein MLIKEYRIPLPLTVEEYRIAQLYMIAKKSREESSGAGSGVEILINEPYKDGPGGQGQYTKKIYHVGSHLPGWIKGILPKTVLMVEEEAWNAYPYTKTRYTCPFVEKFSLEIETYYFPDNGHQENVFKLTGSDFRNRIVDVIDVVKDQLYGADYVQEEDPQYYISEKSGRGPLNAEWLEEYWDEVKGKEQPLPSGKSLMCAYKLCRVEFRYWGMQTKIEKFIHDVALRKTMLRAHRQAWAWQDEWHGLTMADIREIEKQTQLALKRKMGQIEDEIDEDDNLNNSTSKEDPGKTLAATLGSIEVSEDSPLLSKNNNIPTIQTATSSDADLSPEEDMKLTLKREDKWQPSRGLHSPSSSSVKSFDLQVANWRIESLGRDSESASDEEFFDCEDIADSSSLAKWSSLDLLVEEDDSTSPTVVIERNDDSIFSPTFLQRVASERSNRKALHRGKVNSLDASCPESPSASPAHLPCNTTVLLLVLHAGSVLDANVDMTAKKSDVTTFRGAFESVMRQHYPSLVGHIAIRLVSCPSICTEGLAILSSLSPYSFDVSPSCLDVPQVTHDSIPIGAIPVLATSTHDYQDAVSRTINAANTAYQDFIKSEEGQGFTGQICFVADSIGSILGYDALCRTTKYASRHGSENSILDNDDCGRDEVQVNETGHLIAPSPRRRSSSTSDPSGQIKLDFDVSDFFMFGSPLALVLAYRKISASDEKTNNITRPSCLQVYNMFHPTDPVAARLEPLLSARFSILPPVNVARYAKYPLGNGQPYHLLQQKWWGGKRMDYALYCPEGLSNFPTNALPHLFHASYWESCDVIAFILRQVGGIEVTPLTGTEDREPSFKPGQPREKWNKKRTSVKVKNVAANHRANDVIVKEGAPQTLVARFMYGPLDMITLTGEKVDIHVMRDVPSGEWIQIATEITDKTGRVTYTIPDDKSLGYGLFPIKMVVRGDHTSVDFFLAVVPPKTECVVFSIDGSFTASMSVTGRDPKVRAGAVDVVRHWQELGYLIIYTTGRPDMQHRRVVSWLSQHNFPHGLISFADGLSTDPLGHKAAYLKNLIEKHGLVIYSAYGSAKDISVYTSLGLKQKQIFIVGKASKKQAGQATILTEGYAAHLTMLMSYGGTRPAQGNARMVIPRGYFGLPGQGFSRRRRSAKRATSYPISTDIPQTIERSLSTRRYQLPKPTVTIGNHGST